The following proteins are co-located in the Meriones unguiculatus strain TT.TT164.6M chromosome 13 unlocalized genomic scaffold, Bangor_MerUng_6.1 Chr13_unordered_Contig_2907, whole genome shotgun sequence genome:
- the Pnpla6 gene encoding LOW QUALITY PROTEIN: patatin-like phospholipase domain-containing protein 6 (The sequence of the model RefSeq protein was modified relative to this genomic sequence to represent the inferred CDS: inserted 1 base in 1 codon; deleted 2 bases in 1 codon; substituted 1 base at 1 genomic stop codon), whose product MRARRTTSPSVHRGPATRKRASPSAPGGREAPAIVPAGCAMASAGDEAPDAAPATPPCPAQPVPFVPQLLGVVVGAAAAVVLTAVLLLLLARRLRVQKAPAPEAPRYRFRKRDKVLFYGRKIMRKVSQSTSSLVDASASTASRPRMRKKLKMLNIAKKILRIPKETPTLQRKEPPPSVLEADLTEGDVAGSHLPSEVLYMLKNVRVLGHFEKPLFLELCRHMVFQRLSQGEHVLRPGAPDASIYVVQDGLLELCLPGPDGKECVVKEVMPGDSVNSLLSILDVITGHQHPQRTVSARAARDSTVLRLPVEAFSAVFTKYPESLVRVVQIIMVRLQRVTFLALHNYLGLTNELFSHEIQPLRLFPSPGIPARTSPVRGSKRLSASAAEDARDPGSRPAEPAGAPLPGPAGDPTKPEAPTAPSGAPLLSRCVSMPVDIAALQGPRSDFDMAYERGRISVSLQDEAGAPGXAGPQPPIAEPREQPAGACECSFEDEAGGCPFPPEHGRQSSMFEAAKRELAKLMRLEDPSLLNTRVQLHHAKAGTVIARQGDQDASLHFVLWGCLHVFQRLIDRADEVCLFVAQPGELVGQLAVLTGEPLIFTLRAQRGCAFLRISKSAFYEIMRAQPSVVLSAAHTVAARMSPFVRQMDFAIDWTAVEAGRALYRQGDRSDCTYIVLNGRLRSVIQRGSGKKELVGEYGRGDLVGVVEALTRQPRATTVHAVRDTELAKLPEGXLAHIKRRHPQVVTRLIHLLSQKILGNLQQLQGPFPGPGVPQPSELTNPASNLSTVAVLPVGAEVPMAAFTLELQHALRAIGPTLLLNSDIIRARLGASALDSIQEFRLSGWLAQQEDAHRIVLYQTDASLTPWTLRCLRQADCILIVGLGDQEPTVGQLEQMLESTAVRALKQLVLLHREDGPGPARTVEWLNMRSWCSGHLHLRCPRRIFSRRGPAKLQELYEKVFSRRADRHSDFSRLARVLTGNTIALVLGGGGARGCAHIGVLKALEEAGVPVDLVGGTSIGSFIAALYAEERSHGRTRQRAREWAKAMTSVVEPMLDLTYPITSMFTGSAFNRSLHRVFQDKQIEDLWLPYFNVTTDITASAMRVHKDGSLWRYVRASMTLSGYLPPLCDPKDGHLLMDGGYVNNLPADVARGMGARTVVAVDVGRQDAADAGAYGDALSGWGLLWRRLNPWASRPRAPDLAEIQSRLAYVSCVRQLQLVRASAYCEYLRPPIDRFKTMDFGRFDAICDVGYAYGAAVFGGWARGDVIEKMLTDQRSTDLNESRRADVLACPSSGFTDLAEIVSRIEPPPGCNDACADGEESDCLTEYEEELGPECSRDEGGSPEGASPGADAEPEDDAARTLRQRRFPPQDAGGP is encoded by the exons ATGCGCGCTCGCAGAACTACGTCTCCCAGCGTCCACCGCGGCCCCGCCACCCGGAAGCGCGCATCCCCGTCCGCCCCGGGAGGCCGAGAGGCGCCTGCGATCGTCCCCGCCGGCTGCGCGATGGCGTCCGCGGGCGACGAGGCCCCGGATGCGGCCCCCGCGACCCCGCCCTGCCCCGCGCAGCCGGTGCCCTTCGTCCCGCAGCTGCTGGGCGTCGTAGtgggcgccgccgccgccgtggTGCTCACCGCGGTGCTCCTCCTGCTGCTCGCGCGGCGCCTGCGCGTGCAGA AGGCCCCCGCCCCCGAGGCCCCGCGCTATCGCTTCCGGAAGCGCGACAAAGTGCTCTTCTATGGCCGGAAGATCATGAGGAAG GTCTCCCAGTCCACGTCCTCCCTGGTCGACGCCTCCGCCTCCACCGCGTCTCGTCCGCGCATGAGGAAGAAGCTGAAGATGCTGAACATCGCCAAGAA GATCCTGCGCATCCCCAAGGAGACGCCGACGCTGCAGCGCAAGGAGCCGCCGCCGTCCGTGCTCGAGGCCGACCTGACCGAGGGCGACGTGGCCGGGTCCCACCTCCCCTCCGAGGTGCTCTACATGCTGAAGAACGTCAG GGTGCTCGGCCACTTCGAGAAGCCGCTCTTCCTGGAGCTCTGCCGGCACATGGTGTTCCAGCGCCTGAGCCAGGGGGAGCACGTGCTGCGGCCGGGAGCGCCCGACGCCAGCATCTACGTGGTCCAGGACGGGCTGCTGGAGCTCTGCCTGCCGGGGCCC GACGGGAAGGAGTGCGTGGTGAAGGAGGTGATGCCGGGAGACAGCGTCAACAGCCTCCTCAGCATCCTGGACGTCATCACG ggccaCCAGCACCCGCAGCGCACGGTGTCGGCCCGGGCGGCCCGAGACTCCACGGTGCTGCGTCTCCCGGTCGAGGCCTTCTCGGCCGTCTTCACCAAGTACCCGGAGAGCCTGGTGCGCGTGGTGCAG ATCATCATGGTGCGGCTGCAGAGAGTCACCTTCCTGGCGCTGCACAACTACTTGGGCCTCACCAACGAGCTCTTCAGCCAC GAGATCCAGCCTCTGCGGCTCTTCCCCAGCCCC GGGATCCCGGCCCGCACCAGCCCCGTGCGCGGCTCCAAGCGGCTCAGCGCCTCGGCCGCCGAGGACGCCCGCGACCCGGGTTCGAGGCCCGCCGAGCCCGCCGGGGCCCCGCTGCCCGGGCCCGCAG gggaccCCACGAAGCCCGAGGCCCCCACGGCCCCCTCGGGGGCCCCTCTGCTGAGCCGCTGCGTCTCCATGCCGGTGGACATCGCAG CCCTGCAGGGTCCGCGCTCCGACTTCGACATGGCCTACGAGCGAGGACGCATCTCCGTGTCGCTGCAGGACGAGGCGGGGGCGCCAGGGTGAgcggg cccccagccccccatCGCTGAGCCCCGCGAGCAGCCGGCCGGCGCCTGCGAGTGCAGCTTCGAGGACGAGGCCGGCGGCTGCCCCTTCCCGCCCGAGCACGGACGCCAGAGCAGCATGTTCGAGGCCGCCAAGAGGGAACTCGCCAAGCTGATGCGCCtggag GACCCGTCGCTGCTGAACACCCGCGTCCAGCTGCATCACGCCAAGGCCGGCACCGTGATCGCGCGCCAGGGCGACCAG GACGCCAGCCTCCACTTCGTGCTCTGGGGCTGCCTGCACGTGTTCCAGCGGCTGATCGACCGCGCGGACGAGGTGTGCCTGTTCGTGGCGCAGCCCGGCGAGCTGGTGGGGCAGCTGGCGGTGCTCACGGGGGAGCCGCTCATCTTCACGCTGCGCGCCCAGCGCGGCTGCGCCTTCCTGCGCATCTCCAAGTCGGCCTTCTACGA GATCATGCGCGCGCAGCCCAGCGTGGTGCTGAGCGCGGCCCACACCGTGGCCGCCCGCATGTCGCCCTTCGTGCGCCAGATGGACTTCGCCATCGACTGGACGGCGGTGGAGGCGGGGCGCGCGCTGTACAG GCAGGGCGACCGCTCCGACTGCACCTACATCGTTCTCAACGGGCGCCTGCGCAGCGTCATCCAGCGGGGCAGCGGCAAGAAGGAGCTGGTGGGCGAGTACGGGCGCGGGGACCTGGTGGGCGTG GTGGAGGCGCTGACCCGGCAGCCCCGGGCCACCACGGTGCACGCGGTGCGGGACACGGAGCTGGCCAAGCTGCCCGAGG CGCTGGCCCACATCAAGCGGAGACACCCGCAG gTGGTGACGCGCCTCATCCACCTGCTGAGCCAGAAGATCCTGGGGAACCTGCAGCAGCTTCAGGGGCCCTTCCCGG GCCCCGGCGTGCCGCAGCCCTCGGAGCTGACCAACCCCGCCAGCAACCTGTCGACGGTGGCGGTGCTGCCCGTGGGCGCCGAGGTGCCCATGGCCGCCTTCACGCTCGAGCTGCAGCACGCGCTGCGCGCCATCG gtccCACGCTGCTGCTCAACAGTGACATCATCCGGGCGCGGCTGGGGGCGTCGGCGCTGGACag catccAGGAGTTCCGGCTCTCGGGGTGGCTGGCGCAGCAGGAAGACGCCCACCGCATCGTCCTCTACCAGACGGACGCGTCCCTCACGCCCTGGACCCTGCGCTGCCTGCGCCAGGCCGACTGCATCCTCATCGTGGGGCTCGGGGACCAGGAGCCCACGGTGGGCCAG CTGGAGCAGATGCTGGAGAGCACCGCCGTGCGCGCCCTGAAGCAGCTCGTGCTCCTGCACCGCGAGGACGGCCCGGGCCCCGCGCGCACCGTCGAGTGGCTCAACATGCGCAGCTGGTGCTCGGGACACCTGCACCTGCGCTGCCCGCGCCGCATTTTCTCCCGCCGCGGGCCCGCCAAGCTG CAAGAGCTCTACGAGAAGGTCTTCTCCCGCCGCGCCGACCGCCACAGCGACTTCTCCCGCCTGGCGCGGGTGCTCACGGGAAACACCATCGCCCTGGTgctgggcgggggcggggccag GGGCTGCGCGCACATCGGCGTGCTGAAGGCGCTGGAGGAGGCGGGCGTCCCCGTGGACCTGGTGGGCGGAACCTCCATCGGCTCCTTCATCGCCGCCCTCTACGCCGAGGAGCGCAGCCATGGCCGCACCCGCCAGCGCGCCCGGGAGTGGGCCAAG GCCATGACGTCGGTGGTGGAGCCCATGCTGGACCTGACCTACCCCATCACGTCCATGTTCACCGGCTCCGCCTTCAACCGCAGCCTCCACCGCGTGTTCCAGGACAAGCAGATCGAG GACCTCTGGCTTCCGTACTTCAACGTCACGACCGACATCACGGCCTCCGCCATGCGCGTTCACAAGGACG gcTCGCTGTGGCGCTACGTGCGGGCCAGCATGACGCTGTCCGGGTACCTGCCCCCGCTGTGCGACCCCAAGGACGGGCACCTGCTCATGGACGGCGGCTACGTCAACAACCTGCCCG CGGACGTGGCCCGCGGCATGGGCGCGCGCACGGTGGTGGCGGTGGACGTGGGGCGGCAGGACGCGGCGGACGCGGGCGCCTACGGGGACGCGCTGTCGGGGTGGGGGCTGCTGTGGCGCCGCCTCAACCCCTGGGCGTCGCGGCCGCGCGCGCCCGACCTGGCGGAGATCCAGTCGCGCCTCGCCTACGTCAGCTGCGTGCGCCAGCTGCAGCTCGTGCGCGCCAGCGCCTACTGCGAGTACCTGCGGCCGCCCATCGACCGCTTCAAGACCATGGACTTCGGCCGCTTCGACGCCATCTGC